The following are encoded in a window of Nocardioides houyundeii genomic DNA:
- a CDS encoding ABC transporter substrate-binding protein: MKNLLRLTALATVSALALTGCSGGSTPGGSTASAADTTLNLAFLGDIPPPDPDTAYDGAELNLANSAYEGLLGYQSGQSEAELVGKLATEWEANDDNTVFTFTLREDVTFHDGTPFDSSAVKASFDRRTAVGEGPAYMVAGVTKVETPSPSEVVITLEAPNSSFLDLLASPFGPKMISPQALKAHPVEAGADTDWFDTHDAGTGPFTYGDFQPGVAYELEAFADYWGEPAGYQAVRFDVMSSMSTIQLKLGNGELDGLIGYSDDASFRELSKNQDLEAYAFPSMQTPTLFVNPKSAALGDQATRVQLLSGIDFPALAEKALGETAEPTDEVFPKNLLPAEGNKQVIEPDPDALDTLAAGALSGRTISCGYAESTPAAQVLCDNLAAVLNGAGIKTKSVGFAPGAYYEALAKGASAPDVTFFTGFPDTAHPDAWGFVFYTPGGGLDLFGAEVPGLADLLAKAVETNDLQAYGEAARMVSESGLWYSVATKKGTAVFSDDVAGVDEAWHPVITDVLDLSLVRPTP, encoded by the coding sequence ATGAAGAACTTGTTGCGTCTCACCGCCCTGGCCACTGTCTCCGCGCTGGCGCTGACCGGCTGCTCGGGCGGGTCCACCCCGGGGGGCAGCACCGCCAGTGCCGCAGACACCACCCTCAACCTGGCGTTCCTGGGTGACATCCCGCCCCCGGACCCGGACACGGCGTACGACGGCGCGGAGCTCAACCTGGCCAACAGCGCCTACGAGGGCCTGCTGGGCTACCAGTCCGGGCAGAGCGAGGCGGAGCTGGTCGGCAAGCTGGCCACCGAGTGGGAGGCCAACGACGACAACACCGTCTTCACCTTCACGCTGCGCGAGGACGTGACCTTCCACGACGGCACGCCGTTCGACTCCTCCGCGGTGAAGGCGTCGTTCGACCGTCGTACGGCGGTCGGCGAGGGACCGGCCTACATGGTCGCGGGGGTGACCAAGGTGGAGACGCCGAGCCCCAGCGAGGTGGTGATCACCCTCGAGGCACCGAACTCGTCGTTCCTGGACCTTCTCGCCTCGCCGTTCGGCCCCAAGATGATCAGCCCCCAGGCGCTGAAGGCGCACCCGGTCGAGGCCGGCGCCGACACCGACTGGTTCGACACCCACGACGCCGGCACCGGCCCCTTCACCTACGGAGACTTCCAGCCGGGCGTCGCCTACGAGCTCGAGGCGTTCGCCGACTACTGGGGCGAGCCGGCCGGCTACCAGGCGGTCCGCTTCGACGTGATGTCGAGCATGTCCACGATCCAGCTCAAGCTCGGCAACGGCGAGCTCGACGGACTGATCGGCTACAGCGACGACGCCTCCTTCCGCGAGCTCTCCAAGAACCAGGACCTGGAGGCTTACGCCTTCCCCAGCATGCAGACCCCGACGCTCTTCGTGAACCCCAAGAGCGCCGCCCTGGGGGACCAGGCGACCCGCGTGCAGCTGTTGTCCGGGATCGACTTCCCCGCGCTGGCCGAGAAGGCGCTGGGCGAGACCGCGGAGCCGACCGACGAGGTCTTCCCCAAGAACCTCCTGCCGGCCGAGGGCAACAAGCAGGTCATCGAGCCTGACCCCGACGCCCTGGACACCCTCGCCGCGGGCGCGTTGTCGGGTCGGACCATCTCGTGCGGCTACGCCGAGAGCACGCCGGCCGCCCAGGTGCTCTGCGACAACCTGGCCGCCGTCCTGAACGGGGCGGGCATCAAGACCAAGAGCGTCGGCTTCGCTCCGGGCGCCTACTACGAGGCGCTCGCCAAGGGCGCCTCCGCACCGGACGTCACCTTCTTCACCGGCTTCCCCGACACTGCGCACCCGGACGCCTGGGGCTTCGTGTTCTACACCCCCGGCGGCGGTCTCGACCTGTTCGGTGCGGAGGTGCCCGGCCTGGCAGACCTGCTCGCCAAGGCGGTCGAGACCAACGACCTCCAGGCGTACGGCGAGGCTGCGCGCATGGTCAGCGAGTCCGGCCTCTGGTACTCCGTGGCGACCAAGAAGGGCACCGCGGTCTTCTCCGACGACGTGGCCGGCGTCGACGAGGCGTGGCACCCGGTGATCACCGACGTGCTCGACCTCTCGCTCGTCAGGCCGACCCCGTGA